The window ATGCATGCCAGTGCTCTTTCCCTCCCTTCGAGATGTCCTTCTTCCAGATAGGGACGTAGCGCTTAATCTCGTCTATAATATAGCGGCACCCGTCAAAGGCCTCCTCCCTGTGTGCAGCACCTGCAACAATCACAAGAATATTCTCCCCTATCTTTAGGAGACCGTTTCTGTGGACAATATCAACCGAAGTCAGGGAATACTTTTCTTCCGCTTCCCCCGCGATGTTTTTAAGGTCCTCAAGTGCGACCTCGTCGAAAGACTCAAAGTCAATAGCTTCAATCCCGTCGTCCCTTACTGTCCCGACGAATACCACAAATCCGCCGGTTTCCGGCTTTTTTGCATCGCCGATTAGTCTGCCTATATCAATATCATCCTTTGTTATCGCAATAATACCCATTTTATCCTCCTGAAACCGGCGGGTAAAGTATTATTTCATCGCCGTCCTTCAGTAAAGTCTCTCCCGCCTTATCACCAGACACCCTTTTTTTGTTGTACATAAGAAGGACTGTATCCAGAAGTTCTCCGTCATCACCGAACAGGACCGTATACCCGCCTTCTGTTTCTGCACAAAGTTTTGACACCGCGTCCTTTATACTGGGTTCACCCTCAAGGAAGACCTTCCTTTCCGCCCCAAAAGTCTCCTTAAACCTTGCAAAAATCCTGAATGTTACATTGATCATATATGCCTTCTCCCAAAAGTCATTCCCGAGCACACAGGGCAGTTTTCGTCTCTTTCAAAAGGGATAATATCGGCAGACGAGCATCTCCCGTCCCATACAAAAAGCTTTCCGGCAAGTCCGGCTTCAAGTCCCGCAAGAACCCTTATCGCCTCGTTGGCCTGCACGGAACCGATGACTCCTGCCGTCGGGCCCGCTATTGGAAACTTCTCCTTTGGAGGACTGTCCGGAAACATGCACTCAAAGCACGGCGTCTCTCCGGGGATTATCGTTGTTGCCTGACCGTCCCAGCCGTTTACCGCCCCGTGAACCATAGGTATTTCAAGATTTAAAGCCGCCCTGTTCAGGGCCCGCCTCGCATCAAAATTATCCAGGCAGTCCGCAATGAGACTGCAGCCCTCTTCTCTGCAGATATCCGTTATATTATCATCAGACAGGGGCTTATCAACTGTTACTACCTCAACCGAGCCGTTTATCCTCTCAATAGCCTTCCTGGCGGATTCAGTCTTCATCTCTCCTATAGCCGACTCGTCATGAATGAACTGGCGGTTCAAGTTTGAAAGCGAAACAAAATCATAGTCTGCGATTACTATTTTTTTTATTCCAGCAGCCGAAAGATAGACACAGACAGGACTTCCAAGCCCGCCGGCACCTGCAACGAGGACAGACGACTTAAAAAGTTTCTTTTGTGCCTCCTCTCCGAAGAGCATCACCTGCCTCTCGTATCTCTCGCTTATATCCATAAAAAGACCCTTCTTATTCTTCTCTGCAGATTAATATTTATATCCTGTTTTTACAGGACAGCAGAAATTTCCCGACTGACAGCATACTTATAAGACTATTTGTCAGGGAAAAACTGGTATATCAGTTATGCATATATATTCACAATTGTGATTAGATATAGGTTTTTAATATGAACACTCCCTGCCAGCAGGTAGTCTGGGAACTTCTTCCCGCTATCCGTGCATCAATAGTAACTGAACTTGTAAAAAGAGGCATCTCCCAGAAAAAAGCTGCCGAAATGCTTGACATCGCACCGTCGGCAGTCTCACAGTACGTTTCAGGGAAAAGGGGGTACAGGGTCGAATTCACCGGAGACGCCAAAAAGCTTATTATGAATCTTGCAGATGACATCATAGAAGAAAAGAACTGTAACCTCTCAAAAAGAATCTGCGAAATATGCACAGCTTCAAGGGGAGAGGAAAACGGATGCGCTGAAAACACTTGTACAAAGTCAGAATAAATCCCGGGAAATGTGCACAGGACAAATAAATTACATATAGGCGTCAAAGATAATTTTTTTAAAAAGTCACTTTGGCAGGTAATCCGCTTCCGGCAAAATAAAGCATAAAGCCTGAAAAAACATCTCACCCAGGTGCAGCTGTAAAAAAATAAAAACGACTATGAATGATATCTCCATCATATACCTGCTCTCAGGCGTAATAGGAACAGTTCTTATATTCTTAATACTGACAAGAGCCTCATCAAAAACATCAACACCCTTCGTGCTGCTCCTCTTTGCCGCTTCATACTATTCGATAACATACGGCATCGAGCTCTCGCTCACGTCTCCGGAACTCATACTGGCAATGATAAGGCTCGAGTATATAGGAATATCACTAGTCCCGCCCCTGTGGCTGTTATTCGTAATAAACTATACACGCAATGACAGAATTCTGACAGCTCCTCTCTATGCAGCGCTTTTCATTATTCCTGCAATAGTGATAGGTGTCACCCAGTCAAATCTTATAATTCCGCTCCTATATGAAAATGTCAGATTTTACGTTGCAGACACTGCACTACTTCTCTCATTTACACCCGGGCCTATATATCTTCTCAGCGTATCCTACCTGATTATAGCACTCATTTCGGGACTTGCAATGCTGTCCGGCTTTCTGGGCCGCACGCACGGAGTGATTAAAGAACAGGCTGAAATTCTGATATTAGCCGGATTAATACTGATTCTTTTCTTACTGCTCTATCTGTTCTGGATAAGACCTCTCTTCCACATAGATATAACCCCGCTTTCATACCTTTTCACTCTTCTTATAGTATTTATCGGCATGTACCATTACAGACTGTTCTCGCTTGTCCCGGTCGGATATGACATGGTGTTCCAGACTCTCCCGTCAGGACTTATAATATTCGACAACTCAGGCTACGTCATCGAAGCAAACGATATGGCAGGAAAAGCTCTTCATAACTGCGATATCAGGGAAAACCCCGGAAAAATTATTACTGAATACAGTCATGAATGGCCGCAGTTCAGTGAATTCATGCAGGAAATGCTTGACAAAAAGATCAAAGAGACTGAAAATGACATCCCGTTTGTAAACGGCGAAACCCGAACGATATATCACGTACAGACAACCTTTTTAAAAGACAGGCACGGGAATACCGAAGGGACAATCGTTACCATCCGCGACGTGACATTCCAGAAAAAAGCCGAAGAAGAGATTAGAAAGAGTGAAGAGACCTTCAGGGAGTTTTTTGAAAAATCCCCGGTCTCATACGTTTCCCTTGATGAAGAAGGCAGAATTACCGGGGTAAATCCCGAATACATGGTTATGACCGGATACACCGAAGAGGAACTGCTAAACAAAAAATTTACGGAATTTCTTCCTGAAGACAAAAGCGGAAAAGCCCGGCAGACTTATTCCGGACTTTTAAAATCAGGTAAAATATCAATTGAATCTGAATTGACTACAAAAAACGGAACAAAAATCACCGTATATGTCACCGGAAGAGTTCAGAATGACATAAAAGGCGGCTACCTGAGAACTGACGCAGTAATCTTTGATATAACCGAGAGAAAAAAAATAGAAAAATCGCTTTATCAGGCAAACAAAAAGCTGAACCTTCTTTCAAGTATAACAAGGCATGATATCCTCAACCAGATAACTGTTCTCATGGGATACCTGGAAATCTCAAAAGAACATCTCGAAAGCCTTCCCCGGGCAGACGAAAAATCTGTCGATTATATCAGAAGAGAGACAGAAGCCACCCGAAATATATACGAGCACATAAAATTCACCGAAGACTACCAGGACATAGGAATAAAATCACCGGTATGGCAGAATGTAGGTGAATCGTTCAAAAATGCTCTCAAGAACGTTAATACCGGGACAATAAAGACAGAGGATAACACAGACAGCATATTTATATACGCTGATCCTCTTCTTGAGAAGGTGTTTTACAACCTTGCTGAAAATTCGGTAAAGTACGGTGAAAAAATAACAAAGATATCTCTGGATTACGAATTAAGAGACAAAGACCTCATCCTTAAGTACTCGGACGACGGGAAGGGCATCCCGGATGAAGAGAAGGAAAACGCATTCAACAGAAAGTTCTACAAAAACTCAGGTCTCGGGATGTTTCTGTCGCGTGAGATACTTGCGATAACCGATATTTCAATAAAAGAAACCGGAGTCTTCGGTGAAGGTGTCATATTTGAGATAACGGTTCCTTACAGCAGCTACAGGTTCGAAAAAGAGCAGTCATAAATCTAATTCACGGTGCATTTTATGGACGACAGTCTTCAAAAAAAGCTTGAAAACCTGAAAAATATTCTTAGTGAAATAAACTCGGTCCTTATATCCTACTCGGGAGGCGTTGACAGTACCCTTCTTGCAGTCATGGCAAAAGAGGTTCTCGACGACTCAATGGGATGTGCAATAATCAAAAGTCCCCTTATGCCTGAAGACGAATACAAAAGCGCTTTTTTACTTGCAGAAGATCTGGGCCTTCCGGTATCTGTCATTGAATCGGATATAATAAAAGACCCAAAATTTTCACAGAACAATAATAACCGCTGCTATATATGCAAAAAAAATGCCGTAAAACTGTTGAAAGCCGAAGCAGAAAGACTTGGATTATTATCTGTTGCCGACGGGACGAATTTTTCCGACACAAAAGTCTACAGGCCGGGATACATTGCAGGCTGCGAGGAGAACATAAAACACCCTCTTGCAGATGCAAAAATGACAAAAGACGACATAAGAAAGGCTGCCACCATATACGGACTTCCAAACAGCGGCAGGCCTTCGGCATCATGCCTTGCAACGAGAATACCCTACGGAAAAAAAATCTCTGAAAATAACCTTGAAAGAATAGAAAAGGCTGAAGATATCATCAAAAATTACGGTGTATCGGTCCTTAGGGTCAGGGAGTACTTCGAGTGCGCAAGAATTGAGACTGACCCTTCCGACTTCGGAACAGTCCTCAAAAACAGGGAAGAAATATCAGAAAAACTAAAACAGCTTGGATTCTTGTATGTAACGCTCGACATCGACGGGTTCGTCAGCGGAAGTATGGACAGGAAAAGCAACAGGGACCAAAAATAAGACAATAACAGAAAGCCCCCGCAGATATTTATATCTGTCCTGTAAACAATAACAAAAAGGTTACACAGAGGTGCTCATAATGAAAAGAAAGCTATTCATCGTTTTTTTTGCTTTAATCTGCACAGCATTTATATTATATCCTGCAAGTGCGGCATTAAACCAGATAAACAAAGGGGATACGGTTTTCCTCGGAGAACAGGGTCTGGTCCTTAACAGCGACGTATTTTACACTTCAGGAAACGAAACCGACACGCAGCTTGCGTATTATTCCTCAGGAAACCCTGCAACCGATTCACCGTCGTACACCATAACTCCTGACAAAAACAGCTTCATAGTATCACAGGCCGACTTCAGCGGAAGGGAAGGAATATGGTATTCATACCCTGACGGCGCAAAGAACGGGTATTCAGCTATTAACGTCGTATACCCCAACATTGCAATGAAAATTTATTCTTACCGCCCCGGAGGCGAAAGCTTTGACATCACAGGAGGAAAAATTGTTTCAGGCGAAATGCTTGATTTCAGGCTCGATTCAAACCTCTACCCGATATTTTCAAGGGACGGTGCCACCTCGTCTGACGGCGGAATAGACATAATAGTAGAGGACAAAGACGGTGCAACCTTTTCATCGCTTTACAACTGCCAGGGGACACCTGTATCCATAAAAGGTGTTCAGCCTGAAAACTCGGCATACTTCCTGCCTTCAGGGACTCTTACCTGCCTGTGGGACACCGGAAATTCACTTTATTCATCAGGCGAATATACAATCTGGGCTGAATGCGACGTAAACGGTATTCTGGACAACCTGGGAAGAATCACAGGAGCAACAGTTTCGTCTCCCGTCGGGACTGTGCAGGAAAGCGAGACCTTAGACACAGGAATTACACAGACACAAACGCCGACACCTACGCCAGTCGTAACGCCGGTGTCACAGATAACGCAGACACCAAAAAGAACACTAACAGCCACAAAAACTCCGACTACACAGGTGACAGAGACAACGCAGGCAAAAACACAGAGTCCTGCAGAGACGTCTGCGTCTCCGGAAACGACACAGTCACCTGCCGGAATAATTTCAGTTCTCTTTGCACTCGGACTGGCAGGAGTCTATTTATCATACAGAAAAGAGTAATTTCTCCTTTCATCCATACCTTTTTTTTCGTATGTTAAGTTCCAAAACCACCCCAGGACTATTAAGACAATCAGAACAAAATAGCGATAATAAAAGTATTGTCAGCCCTGAAAGCAAGATTAACTAAGAATAAATATTCAGAATATAATTCATGCAGAAAAAATGACTGAAATACCTGAAAAATTTCAGGAGCCGGATTATTGCCCCCCAAAATTTTCTCAGGGATATTGGAATTAGTCCTTTCTAATGTATCTAAAAGCTGCAACGGCTGAGATACCCGCAATTGCGGCAAATACAGAAACAGGCGAACTCTGGCTTCCGGTAGCCTCTGCCCCTGTTTCACTCTCTGTACCTGTCTGCGAAGTCTGGTTTGAAATCATGCTCTCTGCATAATTTTTGTTTGAAAGTGCACGTTCATCCTGCGGGCTTATCTCAAGAGCCTTTTCTGCGGCTTTGAGCTCCTCATCGTAACGTCCGAGACCGCCAAGAGCCGTTCCCTTATTCAGCCAGGCGCTGAGAAGCACCCCTGTGTCCGAAGGATTAAGGGATATCGCTTTTTCCGAGGCTTCAAGACCTTCTTCGTATCTTCCGAGCGCAATAAGAGCAGTAGCCTTGTTCACCCAGGCATATGCCTGGTCAGGACTCATTTCAATTGATTTGTCCGCTGCCTCCAGGGCCTCCTCGTAATCCCCGAGGGATATCAGGACTCCGGCCTTTGCGACATACGCCGCCGAGAAGTTTTTATAAAGGTCGGTCGCCTTATTGAGTTTTTCAAGCGAAGCCTGGTAGTCACCTTTGTCCGCAAGGTCCAGCCCCTCATTGTATGCCGTAACTGCCTCCTTAAGAGGTCCTGAAAGCGTTATGTTATCAGCCGATGCAAAAGCCGGTACTGCCATAAGGAGAATAACAAGAACTGCAAATAATATTTTTTTCATATAAATCCTTCCTGTTCTGGAATATACTCCAATAGATTTAGAGTTTTTGCCATTTCTTTTTTAGGGTCGGTTAAAAAAAGGATATAATAGAGTAAGGGGATTTTCCGGCCGGGATATCAGTGGAAGGGCTTTATATCTATGCCATATTTTTCTGCGTTTCTGTTTGCAATTTCCTGAATCTTTCCAATTTCCTCTGTCTTTGGGGAAGGTCTGAATAGGTGGCGGAACCTTTTCTGGCTTTTCAGGTAATCGTCTACAGGGACACGGCTGACTTTCTTTGCCTTTACTATCTCACCGTCGACCATCTCAAAATTCACCCACAGGCCGGAGTTTATAGCCATCCTCCCTATCTCGATGGTCTTGCAGCCGTCAAATCCCCAGCCTGTGCAGCACGGCGTGTGGACCTGCACATAGCACGGCCCAGGTGTGTTCAACGCACGCTGGACCTTGTCCATAAGGTCTTTGGGGGTTGAGACCGAGGTCGTCGCAACATACGGGCTTCCGTGAGCCGCAAGAATTGCAGGAAGGTCCTTTTTTGGCCTCTTGTTTCCGTTTGAAAGTTTTCCCGCAGGGCTTGTCGTTGTGCTTGCGTCATACGGCGTTGCACCTGACCTCTGGATTCCGGTATTCATGTAGGCCTCGTTATCGTAGCAGATGTACGTCACGTCATGACCGCGTTCAAACATTCCGCTGATGCAAAGCATCCCGATATCGAATGTGGCACCGTCACCTGCAATTACAACTACCTTTTCTTCACGGCCCTGCCGTTTCAGTGAAGCCTCGATTCCGGACGCAACGGCGGCGGAGTTCTGGAACAGGGAGTGTATCCACGGCGTCTTCCAGACAGTCTCGGGATAAGGTGTAGAAAACACCTCCATACAACCCGTAGATGCCACGACAATCGTATTTTCACCTGCAGCCTTTGTGATAAGCCTTCCTGCAAGTGCCGGCCCGCAACCTCCGCAGGCACGGTGACCGGACTCAAAATATTCACATGTATTTTCCGTCATTTACAGCAACTCCTCGCGAAGACCGAAGAAGCAGTCGTCTTTACCCTGGCGTGCCCATTCTGCAAGAGTCTTTACAACCTTCTTTCTTATGTCACGGCCCCCGAGACCTCCGACATAGGAGTGAACCGATGAACCCGAGCCGTAAACCGCGTCCTTTACCTCAAGTCCTACCGCACCGAGCATTCCTGAACCAAGGCTTATGTTCTTTTCGAGGACTGCAACATTTGAAACGCCTTTGAGCGCTTCTCTTACGTCCTCCTTGGGGAAGGGGCGGAATGCACGTATCTTTAAGAGACCGACCCTTTCGCCTGCATCCCTCATCTCGTCTACTGCATCCTTTACCGTACCGCACACAGAACCCATGGCAACTATTGCGGTATCCGCGTCATCAAGCCTGTAGCCTTCGACAAGACCGGAATAATCACGGCCGAACTTCTCAGAAAATTCTGCGCCGGCCTTTCTTATCACATCCTTTGCACGCTGCATCGCAGCGTTTATCTCGTACCTGAACTCCTCGTAGTATTCCGGAGTTGCATACATCCCGAAGGACATCGGTTTTTTTGCGTCAAGCCTCTGGTAGGGATTGAACGCCGGGAGGTATGCGTCAATCTCCTCCTGCGACGGAATGTCGACAGGCTCATATGTGTGCGAGAGTATAAACCCGTCAAAGCACACGAACGCCGGGAGAAGGATATTATGGTCTTCTGCGACCTTGTAGGCTATGAAATGAAGGTCGGTCGCCTCCTGTGCGTCCTCGGCGTAGAACTGCATCCAGCCCGAGTCGCGCAAAAATATCGAGTCCTGCTGGTCGTTCCAGATGTTGAGGGGCGCTCCGAGTGCACGGTTTGCGATTGTCATGATGACAGGCTGGCGCATTCCGGCGACGTTGAAAACAACTTCCGCCATAAATGCAAGGCCCTGCGAGGTTGTTGCCGAGTATACCCTCGAGCCTGCGGCAGACGCACCGAGACATGACGAAAGGGCTGAAAACTCACTTTCAACGCAGATATATTCACCGTCAAGGTCGCCGTCTGCCACCATCTCGGCCAGTCGTTCGACTATGTGCGTCTGCGGAGTTATAGGATAGGCTGACACCACCTGCGGCCTGCAGAGCCTTACAGCCTCTGCAACAGCGTGTGATCCTTCCATTATCTGAAGCATTATTTCTCCTCCTTAACCATTTTTATTGCATCCTTCGGGCATTCCTCCGCACACAGGCCGCAGCCCTTGCAGTAGTCGTAGTCGACCACCGGGTAGCCGTCTCTGTCCTCGTGTATACTCACTTCAGGACATACGAGCATGCAGTTGCCGCACTTTATGCAGCTTTCATTTTCGACAACAGGCTTGAAGACACGCCACGAGCCGGTCTTGTTCTCACGTGCCCTCCCGGGGGGTGCCGCACATCCGACGTTTAAAGACATCTTAAGCACTGCCTCCCTTCACACTGTTGTAAGCGGTTTCTGCCGCAAGAATGTTCTT of the Methanomicrobium sp. W14 genome contains:
- a CDS encoding molybdenum cofactor biosynthesis protein MoaE, yielding MGIIAITKDDIDIGRLIGDAKKPETGGFVVFVGTVRDDGIEAIDFESFDEVALEDLKNIAGEAEEKYSLTSVDIVHRNGLLKIGENILVIVAGAAHREEAFDGCRYIIDEIKRYVPIWKKDISKGGKEHWHA
- a CDS encoding MoaD/ThiS family protein, producing the protein MINVTFRIFARFKETFGAERKVFLEGEPSIKDAVSKLCAETEGGYTVLFGDDGELLDTVLLMYNKKRVSGDKAGETLLKDGDEIILYPPVSGG
- a CDS encoding HesA/MoeB/ThiF family protein translates to MDISERYERQVMLFGEEAQKKLFKSSVLVAGAGGLGSPVCVYLSAAGIKKIVIADYDFVSLSNLNRQFIHDESAIGEMKTESARKAIERINGSVEVVTVDKPLSDDNITDICREEGCSLIADCLDNFDARRALNRAALNLEIPMVHGAVNGWDGQATTIIPGETPCFECMFPDSPPKEKFPIAGPTAGVIGSVQANEAIRVLAGLEAGLAGKLFVWDGRCSSADIIPFERDENCPVCSGMTFGRRHI
- a CDS encoding transcriptional regulator, which gives rise to MNTPCQQVVWELLPAIRASIVTELVKRGISQKKAAEMLDIAPSAVSQYVSGKRGYRVEFTGDAKKLIMNLADDIIEEKNCNLSKRICEICTASRGEENGCAENTCTKSE
- a CDS encoding histidine kinase N-terminal 7TM domain-containing protein, with the protein product MNDISIIYLLSGVIGTVLIFLILTRASSKTSTPFVLLLFAASYYSITYGIELSLTSPELILAMIRLEYIGISLVPPLWLLFVINYTRNDRILTAPLYAALFIIPAIVIGVTQSNLIIPLLYENVRFYVADTALLLSFTPGPIYLLSVSYLIIALISGLAMLSGFLGRTHGVIKEQAEILILAGLILILFLLLYLFWIRPLFHIDITPLSYLFTLLIVFIGMYHYRLFSLVPVGYDMVFQTLPSGLIIFDNSGYVIEANDMAGKALHNCDIRENPGKIITEYSHEWPQFSEFMQEMLDKKIKETENDIPFVNGETRTIYHVQTTFLKDRHGNTEGTIVTIRDVTFQKKAEEEIRKSEETFREFFEKSPVSYVSLDEEGRITGVNPEYMVMTGYTEEELLNKKFTEFLPEDKSGKARQTYSGLLKSGKISIESELTTKNGTKITVYVTGRVQNDIKGGYLRTDAVIFDITERKKIEKSLYQANKKLNLLSSITRHDILNQITVLMGYLEISKEHLESLPRADEKSVDYIRRETEATRNIYEHIKFTEDYQDIGIKSPVWQNVGESFKNALKNVNTGTIKTEDNTDSIFIYADPLLEKVFYNLAENSVKYGEKITKISLDYELRDKDLILKYSDDGKGIPDEEKENAFNRKFYKNSGLGMFLSREILAITDISIKETGVFGEGVIFEITVPYSSYRFEKEQS
- the larE gene encoding ATP-dependent sacrificial sulfur transferase LarE; translation: MDDSLQKKLENLKNILSEINSVLISYSGGVDSTLLAVMAKEVLDDSMGCAIIKSPLMPEDEYKSAFLLAEDLGLPVSVIESDIIKDPKFSQNNNNRCYICKKNAVKLLKAEAERLGLLSVADGTNFSDTKVYRPGYIAGCEENIKHPLADAKMTKDDIRKAATIYGLPNSGRPSASCLATRIPYGKKISENNLERIEKAEDIIKNYGVSVLRVREYFECARIETDPSDFGTVLKNREEISEKLKQLGFLYVTLDIDGFVSGSMDRKSNRDQK
- a CDS encoding DUF3821 domain-containing protein, with the protein product MKRKLFIVFFALICTAFILYPASAALNQINKGDTVFLGEQGLVLNSDVFYTSGNETDTQLAYYSSGNPATDSPSYTITPDKNSFIVSQADFSGREGIWYSYPDGAKNGYSAINVVYPNIAMKIYSYRPGGESFDITGGKIVSGEMLDFRLDSNLYPIFSRDGATSSDGGIDIIVEDKDGATFSSLYNCQGTPVSIKGVQPENSAYFLPSGTLTCLWDTGNSLYSSGEYTIWAECDVNGILDNLGRITGATVSSPVGTVQESETLDTGITQTQTPTPTPVVTPVSQITQTPKRTLTATKTPTTQVTETTQAKTQSPAETSASPETTQSPAGIISVLFALGLAGVYLSYRKE
- a CDS encoding tetratricopeptide repeat protein, whose product is MKKILFAVLVILLMAVPAFASADNITLSGPLKEAVTAYNEGLDLADKGDYQASLEKLNKATDLYKNFSAAYVAKAGVLISLGDYEEALEAADKSIEMSPDQAYAWVNKATALIALGRYEEGLEASEKAISLNPSDTGVLLSAWLNKGTALGGLGRYDEELKAAEKALEISPQDERALSNKNYAESMISNQTSQTGTESETGAEATGSQSSPVSVFAAIAGISAVAAFRYIRKD
- a CDS encoding thiamine pyrophosphate-dependent enzyme — translated: MTENTCEYFESGHRACGGCGPALAGRLITKAAGENTIVVASTGCMEVFSTPYPETVWKTPWIHSLFQNSAAVASGIEASLKRQGREEKVVVIAGDGATFDIGMLCISGMFERGHDVTYICYDNEAYMNTGIQRSGATPYDASTTTSPAGKLSNGNKRPKKDLPAILAAHGSPYVATTSVSTPKDLMDKVQRALNTPGPCYVQVHTPCCTGWGFDGCKTIEIGRMAINSGLWVNFEMVDGEIVKAKKVSRVPVDDYLKSQKRFRHLFRPSPKTEEIGKIQEIANRNAEKYGIDIKPFH
- the porA gene encoding pyruvate ferredoxin oxidoreductase; the encoded protein is MLQIMEGSHAVAEAVRLCRPQVVSAYPITPQTHIVERLAEMVADGDLDGEYICVESEFSALSSCLGASAAGSRVYSATTSQGLAFMAEVVFNVAGMRQPVIMTIANRALGAPLNIWNDQQDSIFLRDSGWMQFYAEDAQEATDLHFIAYKVAEDHNILLPAFVCFDGFILSHTYEPVDIPSQEEIDAYLPAFNPYQRLDAKKPMSFGMYATPEYYEEFRYEINAAMQRAKDVIRKAGAEFSEKFGRDYSGLVEGYRLDDADTAIVAMGSVCGTVKDAVDEMRDAGERVGLLKIRAFRPFPKEDVREALKGVSNVAVLEKNISLGSGMLGAVGLEVKDAVYGSGSSVHSYVGGLGGRDIRKKVVKTLAEWARQGKDDCFFGLREELL
- the porD gene encoding pyruvate synthase subunit PorD, translating into MSLNVGCAAPPGRARENKTGSWRVFKPVVENESCIKCGNCMLVCPEVSIHEDRDGYPVVDYDYCKGCGLCAEECPKDAIKMVKEEK